The genomic window ATGACGATCAGCTTAAAAATGGGTGTTCGATGATTGTCGATCCTTTTGGTGACGTAATGACCGAATGCAGGTCTTTAGGCAATGAATTTGTTATAGCAGAATTAAACCCCGACCGACTTACCAATGCTGGAGGATACCGATATATTCAGGCGAGGAAACCTGATCTGTACAAAGATATATTAGGTCAGCCGCATGAAAGCAATCAACAGGTTGCCTGGCTTAAAAAGGAAGATTAAGGTTATCTGTTCATCCCTTCCGGTAATTTCAATATCATCAGACAACTTTTTTCATGCTGCCTGATGATATATATTTCACTTTACTAAGGTAGAAGGTGCATATCCAAATTCTTTTTTAAAGGCGAAAGAGAAATGCGACAAATCTTCAAAACCCGATTCCATATATACCTCAACAGGTTTTTTATGCTTTTCTACCAGTTGATAATGGGCCAGTTCCAATCTTTTTTGAGTTAGCCATCTTTGTGGAGAACGGTTAAATGCTTTTCTAAAATCGCGGTTAAAAGTCGATAAACTCCTGCCCATAAGGTATCCGAATTTCTCTAGAGGCATATTGAACATATAGTTTTTTTCCATAAAGTCTACCAGATCAATTTTACCAGGCTCCCGAAAGTCAGAAAGTACATTATCTATTTCAGGATCGATAAACCGAAGAATATTAATGGCTTCATTTATTTTTAATGCAGCAATATGTTCGGGAAAAGTTTCCTGAAGATCAAAATAAGAGATTAAAGATGCCAGGCAGCTTTTTAGTAATGGATGATGGCTAAAACTCAATATTTGCTGTGATACCCGCACTTTATGCTTCACCTCTATATCTGCGTAAAAATCTCTTAACCGTTTTGCCGATAAATGCATCACCACGGTTTTATGCGGCAGCCCATCTTTTGGGTAATTGATGATTGTGGCCAGTTGATTTCGGGGGATCAAAAAAATATCCCCCGCATTAAACACATGTTCTTTATTGGCCTCAATAATTTTAGTTTCTCCTGAGATAAACCATATCAGCATATGGTTGTCGAAAACCACTTCAGTTTTAAACAACTTGTCTTCATAACAAGAGAGTTTAATCTCTGAAGTGATATATTTTGTCTGAAACTCCATTGTTGCTAAAATACAAATAATTGCTTTTAATTAATCGGCGTTGAATGTTATATCGAGCATTTCCTCACTCAAACGCCATAACCGTTTTGCATTTATTTCATCAACCGAATAAGACCTTACGCCATGCAAGGTTGATGGTTCAGAAATTAAGTGTTCAATATTACCCAAATCTAATTCCGCTATATCCGCATCCTCACAATATACCCCGCCAATCTCATTAAGTAACGGGCTTGTAGCACACCAAACCGTTGTAGCAGCGCCTTGTGTAAGCTGTTTCAGTTTCTTTTCTACCGCTGGAAAAATATTACCATCAGCATCATGTGTACCCATTTGCTGGAAAAGTTCCATAGGTGCTTCTCTTCCTAAATCGGTATGGTTAACCGAGCCGGGATGTACGGCATAAGCCCTGATGTCAAATTTTGCACCACGTGCATCCAGTTCGACTGCAAAAAGGTTATTGGCGGTTTTCGATTGGCCATAGCCCAATAAAGTTTCATATTGCCGATGTTCAAAGTTAGGATCTTCAAAATTGAAAGGCGCAATCTGATGACCATATGAAGAAACATTTACCACCCTGGCCCTATCAGCTTTTTTCAACGCTGGCCATAATTTAGCCGTAAGCTGAAAATGCCCCAAATGATTGGTAGAAAGCTGCGACTCATAACCTCTTGCGTCTCTACGCAGGGGTACCCACATAATACCCGCGTTATTAATCAAAAGATCAAGTGGCTGTCCACTTGCTAAAAATTTTTCAGCAAAGGCATTGATTGAATGGTAATCCATTAAATCCATAACCTCCACCTCTACATTGGCCAGGCCAACTAAATTCCGCTTCGCTTTTTCAATGTCGCGTGCAGGTACAATTACCTTAGCACCTGCTTGTACAAAGGTTTTGGTAGTTTCTAAACCTATACCAGCATAACCGCCAGTGATGATTGCCGTTTTTCCTTTAAGGTTAATGCCAGCTATTACATCAGTAGTAGCAGATGTTGCATTAAATCCTGAGCCTATTGGCTGTTGTAATGCACCGTTGTAATTATTGTTACTTTCCATTTTTTCTATTGTTTTATTTCACAACAAAAATAACGGACAACAACAGGCTTAGCTTTGTTCAAAACGTCAATCTTACTTTGTTTAAAATATCAACTTTTAACAATTCAAAGTGCAATCGGCAGCAGATGTTAAACACCAAACTGCCTTAAATGATGATCAGCGTGTTTATAAGAAAAAACACCGATCTGTTCTTTTGTCATCAGGCCAAAAAAATCGTGGAGAAAATCGGGGTTATCATAGTTTTCAAATTCTTCGATGCATTTGATCAGGATCATTTGCTGTTGTTTCAGGTCTCCTTCTTTTTCTTTAATCGCAAACTTCCCTGCAGGCATGTTTTTACCTATCGGTTTATCATCTTTCGTATTGCTTTTAAGGGCCATCCGGCCGAATAGCTTACCTAAAAAATCGACTCTGTAAACCTGTTTATCTTTACCTAAAACCCATTCGAACCAGATGGTACAATGTTTTGCCATTTGGTAAACATTCATTTTACCCCAAAGCCGGTTACTGTTTTCGGTCAGTGAATTAACCCGATCAATCAACTCACTTCTTGTTGATTGCTCAAATACCGTTTTCATTACCAAAATTGTTTAGCGGTTGCAATGAAAAATAGTTTCCGGAATCGTCTTTAAACAAAGCCTCAGTTCCATAAAACTCTTTAGTAGGCGCTTTTATGAATTCAACACCCTTAGCCTTTAATTCTTCGTAGGTTGCAAAAATATCATTGCAGGTAAGTACGCCACAGCCGAAAATCCCCTTTTTGATCAATCCTATTAATGTTTCTGCTACATCCTTTGGAAACATTTTGCTTACCGTAACAGGGAATAACACCAACTGCAGGTCAGGCTGCTCAGGTGGCGACACGGTTAGCCAACGGCTTTCTGGCCCCATCGGGATATCATCTACCAGTTTAAAGCCCAATTTGTTTACATAAAAGTCATAAGCACTATCCTGGTTCAGGACGTGAATGTTTGTGATGGTCATTTTGGTAATCATGGTTCTCAGTTTAATTTTATAAATGTTGAACCAAATTTCCGCAATGATTTAAACAATCACTTCTTCATAATTGCTATTTTTCTATCCACCCATGTTGCAAGGCAAAGCAACTCGGCACGAAAGAAACTGGCGATTTTTTAATGGCTAACTTTAATTGTTGCATCTGTGCCTGATAACTTGAAGGCGATATACCTACATTGCGTTTAAAAAGTCCGCTAAACGAAGTTAAGCTATCAAATCCTACTAAGAAGCAGGTTTCAGAAACGCTTTTATCTTCGCGCAATAGCTGCTGTGCTTTTTCAATTCTTACCCATGTAAGGTATTGATGTGGTGTTTTAGCATAAATGGCTTTGAAAAGCCTGGTGAAATGAAATTTAGAAAAACAGGCTTCATCAGAAATGTAACTAAGATCTATTCTTTCAGCATAATTTTTGTCGATGAAAAGTTTTGCCTGAACAATCCGTCGATATAGGTAAACTTTTGGATATTGCTCCATAATCGGGTAAAAGGTCTAATTTTTCGGTTTCAGAAAGTTACGAATAATTTAAAGTGCTACTGAATATAAATGATGAAAAGAATAGATTTGGTAGGTATTGTTAAATAGGAATGTTTTTAGAGTGTTTTAGAAATTCGAGTCCCCGAATGACGCACCTTATTAATAGCCTTAATTCCGCGTTTGTAAAAACAAGATCCCGTTTGCCCGTTAATTTGATAATTCCATTCCAAACAGTCATAATTTTAGTACATTAGGATAATCAAAAAGGGATGATAACCCAAATCAATCCATCTGATTAAAATCCCAAAAAAAATATTCCAAAATCCACCTTTACGCCACATTTACCCCACGTTTAGGCCACCTTCCGGCCAGGCTTGCTTATGGCTTACCTGCTACTTGCTTGCACACTGCTTCGCACTTGCTTGGGTTGAGTTATAGCCTTGATATAGATCTGGTAGGTCAAAGATTTGCGTCGCTTTAGATCAGCGTGTTAACAATAGCTAAATAAAATGTAAAGAGAAGGCTATCGTAAGGTATTGTTGGTCTAGGCCTGTGTCGGAGACGATGTATGGCAAATCAGCTCTCTTTAAAAAACACATTAGAATAAGAAATACTTTTTTTTGATTCAAGGCTATTAGCGTATCTCCATTTCCTTTCTCCAAACGAAACGACCATTAAAATCCAACCCTGCTTTTCAGAAGTTTAAAGCCAATAAAATGAGCCGAGTGACCATTTTAACGCGAAGTGCAGTGACCAGTAGGCCCAAAAAATTGGTCACGATGATGAACCAGGGCTGTTTTTAGCGAAAATATCACCTTGCCGTGAGGTCTTTTGTGATCCCGCTGGGATTGGCTCAGCCCTGCAAAATCCCGGACTCGGCCCTGAGCCTTTTACAAATCGAACCCAGGCCAGCGCTTCTGTTCGAATCCCAATGGGAATAAAACAAAAAAACCTCACATTTCTGTGAGGTCTTCTGTGATCCCGCTGGGATTCGAACCCAGGACCACTACATTAAAAGTGTAATGCTCTACCAGCTGAGCTACGGAATCATTTTGTCCCTTTCGAGGCTGCGAAGATAGAAATTAAATTCATTCCTGCAAAGAACAAAGTCAATCTATTTAATAAAAACTTAACCTTAATTAAACAAACTGCAGCTAAATAATTAAACATCAGACTAAAACAACAAAAAATATTATTACTATTTTTTTTCTTCATCATCAAAATAAACCCTGCTGTAAAAAAAAACATATTATATACCGAAATCTGATCTACAGTATGGGCCGAATAAACCTTTCCATTCCCATCATTGTAGTTATAAAAGTGTTTTTTATTTTCGTTATTATTTCCATTTTACAGATATATTACCATTCCCTTAATGAATATTGAAAATACTTACGGTGAAGATAAGTGGGCTGCATTTGGAGGCTTTTCGCCACTCATTACAGTTTTCAAATCTTATCATCCCCTTAATGATGAAATTGAAAAAATTATTAACGAGCAAACCTTTCCCATCCGATTTGCCAAAAACAAACACATTGCCTCGCCATTAAAGCATAATCGATATATTTTCCTTATTTTGGAAGGAGCAGTACATGGTTACCTTAAAATGGGAAACAAAAAAATTAGTACTTGGATTGCTGCCGAAAATGAACTGGCAGGAACCATCAGAAATTTGTGGGAGAATGAAATCTCTGATGAATATATTGAAACAATCGATCCGGTATTTGCAATTGCCATTCCGCACGAAATGTCGAAACTGCTTTACGAAAAGTTTCCGATTGCCAACTATGTGGGCCGTAAAATGACAGAGATTTATTTCCTCGGAGCAACTGAACGTGCTTATATAAGCAGGCTGCCTTCTGCATTGAAACGATATCAAAGATTCCTGGTTTCCTATCCTCATTTAATCAATCGCGTGCCACTTAAGTATATTGCATCATTTATCGGCATGCGACTCGAAACACTAAGCAGGATTAGGAAAAAAGCACTTACTGAAAAAGAATAGTACGCCAGGTTTCTGATATGAATCCCCCCTGCTTGTACATCAAACGTTTGCACTTAATTTTGGAATAAATAAATGTACTGAAGTCAAATAGGCCGGTTAGGTAGAAGAGTGGATAAAAGTTTGGATGATATCCCCATGGATTTCCTGAAAGCTAAGGTGTAGATAAAAATACAACAGTTCACAAATACCTGTAGAAAAAGCGACCGGAAAAGCAGTACTTTTTCTGGATTAGATAAGTATATTTGGAATAATGAAGCAAAATCCGTCTCCTAAATTATTTAAGAGACGGATTTTGCTTAAATCTTATTATAAACCCCAGCCATATCTGATACGGGTTAATCCCGATTGATTAGTTGTTGTTAAGGTAATATTTGTTCCGCTTCCACCACGGTTCTGAATACTGTAACTGTCGTTATCTCTAAGCCCTGGCCAGTACACACTGGCAACTTTATCGTTTCTAAATACATTGGTAGAACCAACTATATAGGCAATTTCATTATCGCTACCAACCGAACCGGTATAATTTTTACCCGTAGTCATGGCTGCGCCATACTCTGTAACAACAGTGCGACTGGCGTAACTCCCAAAACGGTTTCGCCAGTCAGCTTCCCAGGCCGATTGTGTTCTGGTAGCCCAAAATGCATAATTATGCAGGGATAAAAGACAGCTCGAAAAGCGGCTATCTGCACCAACAGCTGTTACATTTTCCGAATAGCCCGTGCCACCTAAAAGAATCCGGCCTCTGCTTACATTGGGGTAACGGGAAAGCCATTCGGCATAAATAGTGGTTAATTGGGCCAATGTATAACCATAGGGCTCGTTCATAGGTTCGAAATACACGTTCGCATTACTTCCATATTTATTAACTACGGTTTGCCACATGGCCCAAAACTGAGTGGTATCATCAATAGTACCATTATGGGAAGATGCACTCTCCCAACAAGCTAAAATCACTTTCATGTTCTTGCTTAGTGCACGATCTATTGCGCCGGTATAGGCACTCCACCACGAATCGGATACACTTGGCGGATTAATTGGTAACCTTACCGTATTAACACCGGGCATGTTATTTTGAAAACCCGTTAATATCGCATTTGCTTTTGCCGATACCGTGGTGTAATCATCACCAGCGGTTAAGCCTGAAGGGATTACCCAGCCATCAACAAAATTGTCGCGGCCATCTGCCCAATTTACGCCTGCAATACCGGCAGCACCAACCGATTCTACATTTGCTTTTTGAGCATCCGTGACCGCCGTTTTTTCAATTTCGAGCGGAGCTTCTGTTAATTCTTTTTTTTCACAGCCCATTAAGCACGCGCTTAACATAACGGCCATTGTTGCAATTGACGTTTTAATTTTCATAGGTAATGATTTAATATTTGGTTAGTGAGGCGTTAACCAGAAGAAAATCGAAATGTTATTTATTTTTTAACTCATTTAAAATAGCTTTATCTAAACTGGTTAATGTATTCTGTGTAGGCTTAAGCAGTTCGAAAACTACAATTTCATTCTTTCCCTTTTTAAGCCATTCTGCAGGTAAATAAATGGTCTGTTGTGGTCCAATAGCCCAATATTTACCCAAATTATGCCCATTAACCCAAACCAGTCCTTTTCCCCACTGGCGCATATCTAAATAAGTGTCGGCAACTTTTGTTAAATTAAAGGAAGCCGATTTAAGCACCGCAGCAGACTGGCTATTTACTTTATACTGTGTTTTTTTGGCAGCTATTTTATCAAATGGCAAGGGATACATTTTCCATGATTTAATCTCTTTACCATTAAAAGTTACATTTTTGGTAATTCCTTTGTTGT from Flavobacterium sp. W4I14 includes these protein-coding regions:
- a CDS encoding NAD(P)-dependent dehydrogenase (short-subunit alcohol dehydrogenase family) (product_source=COG1028; cath_funfam=3.40.50.720; cog=COG1028; pfam=PF00106; superfamily=51735): MESNNNYNGALQQPIGSGFNATSATTDVIAGINLKGKTAIITGGYAGIGLETTKTFVQAGAKVIVPARDIEKAKRNLVGLANVEVEVMDLMDYHSINAFAEKFLASGQPLDLLINNAGIMWVPLRRDARGYESQLSTNHLGHFQLTAKLWPALKKADRARVVNVSSYGHQIAPFNFEDPNFEHRQYETLLGYGQSKTANNLFAVELDARGAKFDIRAYAVHPGSVNHTDLGREAPMELFQQMGTHDADGNIFPAVEKKLKQLTQGAATTVWCATSPLLNEIGGVYCEDADIAELDLGNIEHLISEPSTLHGVRSYSVDEINAKRLWRLSEEMLDITFNAD
- a CDS encoding hypothetical protein (product_source=Hypo-rule applied; pfam=PF07606; superfamily=109854), producing the protein MKTVFEQSTRSELIDRVNSLTENSNRLWGKMNVYQMAKHCTIWFEWVLGKDKQVYRVDFLGKLFGRMALKSNTKDDKPIGKNMPAGKFAIKEKEGDLKQQQMILIKCIEEFENYDNPDFLHDFFGLMTKEQIGVFSYKHADHHLRQFGV
- a CDS encoding catechol 2,3-dioxygenase-like lactoylglutathione lyase family enzyme (product_source=COG0346; cath_funfam=3.10.180.10; cog=COG0346; pfam=PF00903; superfamily=54593): MITKMTITNIHVLNQDSAYDFYVNKLGFKLVDDIPMGPESRWLTVSPPEQPDLQLVLFPVTVSKMFPKDVAETLIGLIKKGIFGCGVLTCNDIFATYEELKAKGVEFIKAPTKEFYGTEALFKDDSGNYFSLQPLNNFGNENGI
- a CDS encoding AraC-like DNA-binding protein (product_source=COG2207; cath_funfam=1.10.10.60; cog=COG2207; ko=KO:K20968; pfam=PF02311,PF12833; smart=SM00342; superfamily=46689,51215), with the translated sequence MEFQTKYITSEIKLSCYEDKLFKTEVVFDNHMLIWFISGETKIIEANKEHVFNAGDIFLIPRNQLATIINYPKDGLPHKTVVMHLSAKRLRDFYADIEVKHKVRVSQQILSFSHHPLLKSCLASLISYFDLQETFPEHIAALKINEAINILRFIDPEIDNVLSDFREPGKIDLVDFMEKNYMFNMPLEKFGYLMGRSLSTFNRDFRKAFNRSPQRWLTQKRLELAHYQLVEKHKKPVEVYMESGFEDLSHFSFAFKKEFGYAPSTLVK
- a CDS encoding hypothetical protein (product_source=Hypo-rule applied; superfamily=46785,51206), with product MNIENTYGEDKWAAFGGFSPLITVFKSYHPLNDEIEKIINEQTFPIRFAKNKHIASPLKHNRYIFLILEGAVHGYLKMGNKKISTWIAAENELAGTIRNLWENEISDEYIETIDPVFAIAIPHEMSKLLYEKFPIANYVGRKMTEIYFLGATERAYISRLPSALKRYQRFLVSYPHLINRVPLKYIASFIGMRLETLSRIRKKALTEKE
- a CDS encoding hypothetical protein (product_source=Hypo-rule applied; cath_funfam=3.20.20.80; pfam=PF00150; superfamily=51445), whose translation is MKIKTSIATMAVMLSACLMGCEKKELTEAPLEIEKTAVTDAQKANVESVGAAGIAGVNWADGRDNFVDGWVIPSGLTAGDDYTTVSAKANAILTGFQNNMPGVNTVRLPINPPSVSDSWWSAYTGAIDRALSKNMKVILACWESASSHNGTIDDTTQFWAMWQTVVNKYGSNANVYFEPMNEPYGYTLAQLTTIYAEWLSRYPNVSRGRILLGGTGYSENVTAVGADSRFSSCLLSLHNYAFWATRTQSAWEADWRNRFGSYASRTVVTEYGAAMTTGKNYTGSVGSDNEIAYIVGSTNVFRNDKVASVYWPGLRDNDSYSIQNRGGSGTNITLTTTNQSGLTRIRYGWGL
- a CDS encoding AraC-like DNA-binding protein (product_source=COG2207; cath_funfam=1.10.10.60; cog=COG2207; pfam=PF12833; smart=SM00342; superfamily=46689), with the protein product MEQYPKVYLYRRIVQAKLFIDKNYAERIDLSYISDEACFSKFHFTRLFKAIYAKTPHQYLTWVRIEKAQQLLREDKSVSETCFLVGFDSLTSFSGLFKRNVGISPSSYQAQMQQLKLAIKKSPVSFVPSCFALQHGWIEK